The proteins below are encoded in one region of Rhodoluna lacicola:
- a CDS encoding amino acid ABC transporter permease, which yields MANKQSNDDVVAVPLRHPWRWVSAVILVAILGLFVYSLWASPNINHEIVSKYLFNEKVIAAAGLTVSLTVISMLIGTILAIILAIMRLSSNPVLKLVSIGYIGFFRGTPLLLQVVFWGYLGIIYPTIDIGIPFTDMIWWSEKTSLVFTSLVAGIIALSLNEAAYSAEIVRAGILSVDSGQAEAAKSLGMGSGYTLRRIVLPQAMRVIIPPMGNEFISMLKNTSLLQVVAVMELYARTSQISSQNLAQVELLVVAGFWYLVMTTVLSFPQSYLEKKYGRGFSVATQKSRWLRIGMKGNV from the coding sequence ATGGCAAACAAGCAGAGCAACGATGACGTTGTAGCCGTGCCTCTCAGGCATCCCTGGCGCTGGGTATCTGCAGTCATTTTGGTGGCAATTCTTGGGCTATTTGTTTATTCCCTCTGGGCTTCGCCAAACATAAATCACGAAATCGTAAGCAAGTATCTTTTCAATGAAAAAGTTATTGCAGCAGCGGGGCTTACTGTTTCGCTCACCGTGATTTCGATGCTGATTGGCACAATCCTCGCCATAATTTTGGCAATCATGAGACTTTCATCAAATCCGGTGCTGAAGCTTGTCTCGATTGGCTACATTGGTTTTTTCCGCGGGACTCCGTTGCTGTTGCAGGTAGTGTTCTGGGGTTACCTAGGCATCATTTACCCAACCATCGACATCGGAATCCCATTTACCGACATGATCTGGTGGTCCGAGAAAACCTCGCTGGTCTTCACATCACTGGTGGCTGGAATTATCGCTCTTTCGCTTAACGAGGCCGCTTACTCCGCGGAAATCGTGCGCGCCGGTATTTTATCGGTGGACTCAGGGCAAGCCGAAGCAGCCAAATCTCTTGGAATGGGCTCTGGTTACACCCTGCGCAGAATTGTTCTGCCTCAGGCCATGAGGGTAATCATTCCTCCGATGGGTAATGAATTCATATCGATGCTAAAAAACACATCTCTCTTGCAGGTGGTTGCCGTCATGGAACTGTACGCCCGTACTTCGCAGATTTCTTCGCAAAACCTTGCTCAGGTTGAATTGCTTGTGGTTGCCGGCTTCTGGTACCTGGTCATGACTACTGTTCTCTCATTCCCGCAAAGCTACCTAGAGAAAAAGTACGGTAGGGGATTCAGCGTTGCGACTCAAAAATCGCGATGGCTTCGAATCGGTATGAAGGGGAACGTATGA
- a CDS encoding amino acid ABC transporter ATP-binding protein, translated as MSNKLMVDARAIRKSFGSNEVLKGITLQVEQGQVLCLLGPSGSGKSTFLRCINHLETINGGRLYVDGELMGFREKSDAIYEMKPGAIAKQRSEIGMVFQRFNLFPHLTALENVIEAPVGVKGISKTDAVIKAKELLASVGLSDKINHYPSQLSGGQQQRVAIARALAMEPKLMLFDEPTSALDPELVGDVLDVMRKLALSGMTMIVVTHEIGFAREVADRVVFMDDGIVVEDGTPSQVIDKPKNERTKAFINSVL; from the coding sequence ATGAGCAATAAGTTAATGGTTGACGCTCGTGCTATCCGAAAAAGTTTTGGTTCAAACGAGGTTCTCAAGGGGATCACCCTGCAGGTAGAACAGGGGCAAGTGTTGTGCCTGCTTGGTCCATCTGGCTCAGGAAAATCCACATTCCTGCGCTGCATTAATCATCTTGAGACAATCAATGGTGGCCGTCTTTATGTCGATGGTGAACTAATGGGATTTCGTGAGAAAAGCGATGCGATATACGAAATGAAGCCGGGTGCCATCGCCAAACAGCGAAGTGAAATCGGCATGGTTTTCCAACGCTTCAATCTTTTCCCGCATTTAACTGCCCTTGAAAATGTGATCGAGGCTCCGGTTGGAGTAAAGGGAATTTCTAAAACCGATGCCGTGATTAAGGCCAAGGAACTTCTGGCCTCAGTCGGACTGAGTGACAAAATTAATCACTATCCTTCGCAACTCTCCGGTGGCCAGCAACAGCGAGTAGCGATTGCCCGAGCGCTTGCCATGGAACCCAAGCTGATGCTTTTTGACGAACCAACCTCTGCGTTAGACCCGGAGCTTGTCGGTGATGTTCTTGATGTGATGCGCAAACTTGCGCTAAGTGGCATGACGATGATTGTCGTGACCCACGAGATTGGGTTTGCTCGAGAGGTTGCCGACCGAGTGGTGTTTATGGATGACGGCATCGTGGTTGAAGATGGCACGCCAAGTCAGGTCATAGATAAACCAAAGAATGAGCGAACCAAGGCCTTTATCAATAGTGTTTTGTGA
- a CDS encoding ABC transporter substrate-binding protein, with protein MSISKFAGLAMLATASVFALTGCASGTPAAEETTAGTIAVDEAAAALLPAEFKDGISVASDIPYAPMELFDENDNPTGFDYDLSQAIGAKLGVKLTFNDQDWDGIIPSLQSGTHDIIMSGMNDTKERQEVLDFVDYFSAGFAVVVPAGNPEMIKSFADLCGKTVAIQTATAQIDLVNAVNPSCSKKIAVLEFPTDGDAQNAIRAGKASAGVNDGQVAAYTAQTAGEGKYFEVVVPTDAPEGYTSVLTGIGVLKKNADLTKAIQAAVQSLIDDGTYASLLDKWNLSAFAVAEATINGTK; from the coding sequence TTGAGTATTTCTAAATTTGCCGGCTTGGCCATGCTGGCCACAGCAAGCGTATTCGCACTAACTGGCTGTGCTTCAGGCACCCCAGCCGCCGAGGAAACCACTGCAGGCACAATCGCGGTTGATGAAGCCGCCGCAGCACTTCTTCCAGCAGAGTTCAAGGATGGCATCAGCGTTGCATCAGACATCCCTTACGCTCCGATGGAGCTTTTCGACGAGAACGACAACCCAACTGGCTTTGATTACGACCTGTCTCAGGCTATTGGCGCAAAGCTTGGTGTGAAGCTTACTTTCAACGACCAGGACTGGGACGGAATTATTCCTTCACTTCAGTCGGGAACCCACGACATCATCATGTCTGGCATGAATGACACAAAGGAGCGTCAAGAGGTTCTTGATTTCGTTGACTACTTCAGTGCAGGTTTCGCTGTTGTTGTTCCAGCCGGAAACCCAGAAATGATCAAATCATTTGCTGATCTCTGTGGCAAAACCGTTGCAATCCAGACCGCAACCGCACAAATTGACTTGGTAAATGCGGTAAACCCTAGCTGTTCCAAGAAGATCGCCGTTCTTGAGTTCCCAACCGATGGTGATGCCCAGAACGCAATCCGTGCCGGCAAGGCATCTGCTGGTGTAAATGACGGTCAGGTAGCGGCATACACCGCACAGACCGCTGGTGAAGGAAAGTACTTTGAAGTTGTAGTACCAACCGACGCTCCTGAGGGATACACCTCAGTGCTCACCGGTATTGGTGTGCTGAAGAAGAACGCAGACCTAACCAAGGCGATTCAGGCTGCGGTACAGTCGCTAATTGACGATGGTACCTATGCGTCACTTCTGGACAAATGGAACCTATCTGCATTTGCTGTAGCAGAAGCAACCATTAACGGCACCAAGTAA
- the menC gene encoding o-succinylbenzoate synthase: MKLEAVELIRLNVPLKSAFRTSFSSVNMHEVVWVHAVTDEGEGWAECGANDRPDYSSEYHTGAMAVLREFILPDLFKLGNDLSAEAVAPTLHWIKQHRMAKAAIETALLDAQLRASTTSFAEYFGATRDKVPAGVSVGIMDSLPELMGFVEGYLNEGYVRIKLKIEPGWDYEPVKLVRETYGPDLLLQVDANTAYTRDDFDLLKRLDEFNLLLIEQPIYEEDLLGHAKLADYIETPVCLDETIISADIARDAIELGAAEIINIKPSRVGGYIESVKIHDISVANNIPVWCGGMLETGIGRAANLALAAMPGFTLPGDTSASSRYFETDLTEPFVLVDGHISVPTGPGIGVDPIPEIIERFAVSREWIKRPN, translated from the coding sequence TTGAAGTTAGAGGCAGTTGAACTTATCCGATTGAACGTGCCATTGAAATCGGCCTTCAGGACTTCATTCAGTTCTGTGAACATGCATGAGGTGGTTTGGGTTCACGCTGTCACCGATGAGGGTGAGGGATGGGCTGAGTGCGGTGCCAACGATCGCCCTGACTACTCCAGCGAATATCACACCGGGGCCATGGCTGTACTTCGCGAGTTCATTCTTCCCGACCTCTTCAAGCTCGGCAACGATCTAAGTGCCGAGGCCGTAGCCCCGACTTTGCATTGGATCAAGCAGCACCGCATGGCGAAGGCTGCCATTGAAACAGCATTGCTTGATGCACAGCTTCGAGCGAGCACAACTTCTTTTGCTGAGTATTTTGGCGCCACTCGAGACAAGGTTCCTGCGGGTGTTTCAGTGGGAATTATGGATTCTCTGCCCGAGCTAATGGGCTTCGTCGAAGGTTACCTAAATGAGGGTTACGTGCGAATCAAACTCAAAATTGAACCCGGCTGGGACTACGAGCCAGTAAAACTCGTTCGAGAGACTTACGGCCCTGATTTGCTACTTCAGGTTGACGCAAATACCGCTTACACCCGAGATGATTTTGATTTGCTCAAACGTCTTGATGAATTCAATTTGCTGTTAATTGAGCAGCCAATTTATGAAGAAGATCTACTGGGTCACGCAAAGCTGGCCGATTACATTGAGACTCCGGTCTGCTTGGATGAAACAATCATTTCTGCTGACATCGCACGTGATGCAATTGAACTGGGAGCCGCTGAAATTATTAACATCAAGCCGTCACGTGTTGGCGGATACATCGAATCGGTAAAGATTCACGATATCTCAGTAGCCAACAACATTCCGGTCTGGTGCGGGGGAATGCTGGAAACTGGAATTGGTCGCGCTGCGAATCTTGCTCTTGCCGCCATGCCTGGCTTTACCTTGCCGGGCGACACCTCAGCATCATCTCGCTATTTTGAAACCGATTTGACCGAACCATTCGTACTAGTTGATGGCCACATTTCTGTGCCCACAGGTCCTGGAATCGGTGTTGATCCAATTCCTGAGATTATTGAAAGGTTTGCAGTTTCCAGAGAGTGGATTAAGCGTCCAAATTAG
- a CDS encoding thymidine kinase yields the protein MSKLYFRHGAMNSGKSTALLQAAHNYEERDQHVLLAKPAIDIKGEKAITSRLGVDREVDFLITPELDLRAEFASRVAAFKKETGKGIACLLIDEAQFLTRDQVDQALEIAVLDNIPVLAYGIRTDFLTNGFPGSLRLLEIAHSLEELKTICRCGRKAMFNARKMDNQFVFDGEQVAIDGVNVTYESLCPSCYLSERGSL from the coding sequence TTGAGCAAGCTCTACTTCCGTCACGGTGCCATGAACAGTGGCAAGAGCACCGCGCTGCTGCAGGCAGCCCACAACTACGAAGAACGCGACCAACACGTCTTGCTAGCCAAGCCGGCTATTGACATTAAGGGTGAAAAAGCCATCACCAGCCGCCTGGGCGTAGATCGCGAGGTGGATTTTCTGATCACTCCCGAACTTGACCTACGTGCGGAATTTGCTTCGCGAGTCGCAGCATTCAAGAAAGAAACCGGTAAAGGAATAGCCTGCCTACTGATAGATGAGGCCCAGTTTCTAACCCGCGACCAAGTCGACCAGGCACTTGAAATTGCCGTCCTAGATAACATCCCGGTGCTCGCATACGGGATTCGCACGGACTTTCTCACCAACGGCTTTCCAGGCAGCCTACGCCTGCTTGAAATTGCCCACAGCCTCGAGGAGCTGAAGACAATCTGCCGCTGTGGGCGCAAGGCAATGTTCAATGCTCGCAAAATGGACAATCAATTTGTTTTTGATGGCGAGCAAGTAGCCATCGATGGAGTGAACGTAACTTACGAGTCGCTTTGCCCCTCGTGCTACCTAAGCGAGCGCGGAAGTCTTTAG
- a CDS encoding beta-ketoacyl-[acyl-carrier-protein] synthase family protein, which produces MTQKIVVTGVGATTPLGGDARSTWKALLAGESGISTIDKDWVAQYELPVTFAGQAKVNAAEVLTPQEIKRLDPSSQFALIAAREAWADAGSPDVVPERLAVEYATGIGGVWTLLDAYDALKEKGPRRVLPMTIPMLMPNGPAAAIGMDIAARGGVRTAVSACASSTEAVANAIARLHSGEVDVVVAGGCEAGIHPLPIAAFAAMHALSRRNENPAAASRPYDVDRDGFVMGEGAGALVLETEAHAKARGAKIYAELVGGAVTSDAHHITAPDPEGTGAARAVVAALKQANAKPEDVVHINAHATSTPVGDIAEYTALLRVFGDHLGKIAVSATKSATGHLLGGAGAIEAIFTVLAIAERTAPPTINLENQDPAIPLDVVTKARSLPEGPILAISTSFGFGGHNAVIAFRSHEG; this is translated from the coding sequence TTGACTCAGAAAATCGTTGTCACCGGTGTGGGCGCTACTACCCCACTCGGTGGTGACGCGCGTTCAACCTGGAAGGCGCTGCTAGCCGGAGAGTCGGGTATCTCGACTATCGATAAGGATTGGGTTGCTCAATACGAGCTCCCAGTCACATTTGCTGGCCAGGCAAAGGTAAACGCAGCCGAGGTGCTCACTCCGCAGGAGATAAAGCGTCTTGACCCTTCGAGTCAGTTTGCACTAATCGCAGCCCGCGAGGCTTGGGCAGACGCAGGTTCGCCTGATGTGGTGCCCGAGCGCCTAGCGGTTGAGTATGCCACTGGAATCGGTGGCGTGTGGACTCTTCTTGATGCCTACGACGCACTCAAGGAAAAAGGCCCGCGCAGAGTGCTGCCAATGACAATTCCAATGTTGATGCCCAACGGGCCGGCAGCTGCGATTGGCATGGACATCGCTGCTCGTGGTGGCGTGCGCACAGCAGTTTCTGCCTGTGCCTCGAGCACCGAGGCCGTTGCTAATGCAATTGCACGCTTACATTCCGGTGAAGTTGATGTTGTGGTTGCCGGTGGTTGCGAGGCAGGAATTCACCCACTTCCAATTGCCGCTTTTGCTGCCATGCACGCTCTTTCTCGACGAAACGAGAATCCAGCGGCAGCCTCAAGGCCGTATGACGTTGATCGCGACGGCTTTGTAATGGGTGAAGGCGCTGGAGCGCTGGTCCTAGAGACCGAGGCTCACGCCAAAGCTCGCGGAGCCAAAATTTATGCCGAACTAGTTGGTGGTGCAGTAACTTCAGACGCACACCACATCACCGCACCAGACCCAGAAGGTACCGGAGCCGCTCGTGCGGTGGTTGCCGCGCTCAAGCAGGCAAATGCCAAGCCAGAAGATGTTGTGCACATTAATGCTCACGCCACCTCTACGCCGGTCGGCGACATTGCGGAATACACGGCCCTACTGAGAGTCTTCGGAGATCACCTAGGCAAGATTGCGGTTTCTGCTACTAAGTCAGCCACCGGTCATCTGCTTGGCGGCGCCGGAGCTATCGAAGCTATTTTTACAGTATTGGCAATTGCCGAACGCACCGCACCGCCGACTATCAATCTTGAAAACCAAGACCCAGCCATTCCACTGGATGTAGTCACGAAAGCTCGTTCGCTTCCTGAGGGTCCGATTCTTGCGATTAGCACCTCGTTTGGATTTGGTGGCCACAACGCCGTTATTGCCTTCCGCAGCCACGAGGGCTAA
- a CDS encoding acyl carrier protein, translating into MALSQSEVLAGLAEIVNDETGIAADAVQLDKSFTDDLDIDSISMMTIVVNAEDKFGVKIPDEEVKNLVTVGDAVNFITNAQ; encoded by the coding sequence ATGGCACTTTCACAGAGCGAAGTTCTTGCAGGCCTAGCAGAGATCGTCAACGACGAAACCGGCATTGCAGCAGACGCGGTTCAGCTAGACAAGTCATTCACCGACGACCTAGACATCGATTCAATCTCAATGATGACCATCGTTGTAAACGCGGAAGACAAGTTCGGCGTAAAGATTCCGGACGAAGAAGTTAAGAACCTAGTTACCGTTGGTGACGCAGTTAACTTCATCACTAACGCTCAGTAA
- a CDS encoding beta-ketoacyl-ACP synthase III: MSQPVLNQYQTVPYSRIYSLGAARGDLTVTNDDIAGPIDSSDEWIRQRTGIITRRRASKKLSLMDMAVTASNEAINKAGIQPSEIGAVIFSTITHPYQTPSAATLLADKIGANPAPAYDISAACAGYCYGIAQADALVRSGVAKYVLVVGGEKLSDFIDPTDRTISFLLGDGAGAAIVGPSETPGISPSVWGSDGSQWGAVGMDASLLEFRDGTHQWPTLRQEGLTVFKWAVWEMVKVARQALEVAGVKAEDLAAIVTHQANIRIIDELAKQLEVPEHVVIARDIIYTGNTSAASIPLAMHALLESGEVKSGGLALEIGFGAGLAFGAQVVVLP; the protein is encoded by the coding sequence ATGTCGCAGCCAGTTCTAAATCAATACCAAACGGTTCCGTATTCACGCATCTACTCCCTTGGCGCCGCTCGCGGTGACCTGACCGTCACTAACGATGACATAGCTGGCCCGATTGATTCGAGCGATGAGTGGATTCGTCAGCGCACTGGAATCATCACGCGCAGGCGCGCAAGCAAAAAACTAAGCCTGATGGACATGGCGGTTACCGCCTCGAACGAGGCAATTAATAAGGCTGGAATTCAACCAAGCGAAATTGGCGCAGTAATCTTTTCGACCATAACTCATCCTTACCAAACCCCTTCGGCAGCTACCTTGCTGGCTGACAAAATCGGCGCTAATCCGGCCCCCGCGTATGACATCTCAGCCGCTTGTGCTGGCTACTGCTACGGCATAGCTCAAGCAGACGCTCTGGTTCGCTCCGGCGTGGCCAAGTACGTGCTGGTTGTCGGAGGCGAAAAGCTTTCCGACTTTATCGACCCAACCGATAGAACAATCTCATTCCTTCTGGGTGATGGTGCCGGCGCCGCAATTGTCGGCCCATCAGAGACGCCTGGCATCAGCCCATCGGTGTGGGGTTCTGATGGCTCCCAATGGGGAGCGGTTGGAATGGACGCCTCGCTTCTTGAATTCCGCGATGGCACCCATCAGTGGCCAACCCTTCGTCAAGAAGGTCTGACCGTTTTCAAATGGGCAGTTTGGGAGATGGTAAAAGTTGCCCGCCAGGCCCTTGAAGTAGCCGGAGTCAAGGCTGAAGACTTGGCTGCCATTGTGACCCATCAGGCAAACATTCGAATTATCGATGAGTTAGCCAAGCAGCTAGAGGTTCCCGAGCACGTCGTGATTGCGCGAGACATCATCTACACCGGCAACACTTCGGCAGCGTCGATTCCACTGGCAATGCACGCCTTGCTTGAATCTGGAGAGGTCAAATCTGGTGGATTGGCCCTAGAAATAGGCTTTGGCGCCGGCCTTGCCTTCGGCGCTCAAGTAGTAGTCCTACCGTAA
- a CDS encoding ACP S-malonyltransferase, translating to MIVVVCPGQGSQTPGFLNPWLELPAFKSSLLAMQEASGIDLVKYGTVSDADTIRDTAVAQPLIVGSGVAALHALLGDKSAADSGIAGVAGHSVGEITAAVVAGVFDSETGIKFVNERGRAMANAAALEQTSMAAVIGGEPSDVEAKLAQLGLEPANYNGSGQIVAAGTTGAISELQENPIAGTRVIPLQVAGAFHTRFMRPAVETMQVYSQSIQMSDPQIALWSNNGGRKISSGAEFVSLMVNQISSPVRWDLCMEAMLNAGVSGIIELAPAGTLVGLAKRAMPGIPAVAVKTPENLEAALSLINNGV from the coding sequence ATGATTGTTGTCGTCTGTCCGGGCCAAGGATCTCAAACTCCAGGGTTCCTAAACCCTTGGTTGGAATTGCCCGCATTTAAATCTTCACTGCTCGCAATGCAAGAAGCGTCTGGAATTGATTTGGTGAAATACGGAACAGTGAGTGACGCCGACACCATTCGCGACACCGCTGTAGCGCAACCGCTGATTGTAGGTTCTGGCGTGGCAGCACTACACGCCTTACTAGGCGATAAGTCCGCTGCCGATTCAGGAATTGCTGGTGTTGCCGGGCACTCAGTGGGCGAGATTACCGCGGCAGTGGTAGCTGGCGTTTTTGATTCGGAAACGGGCATTAAGTTTGTCAACGAGCGTGGTCGGGCAATGGCTAATGCTGCGGCGTTGGAACAAACCAGCATGGCGGCAGTAATTGGGGGCGAACCTTCGGATGTTGAGGCAAAACTTGCCCAGCTTGGGCTTGAACCAGCGAACTACAACGGCTCGGGGCAGATAGTTGCTGCTGGCACCACCGGCGCGATATCTGAATTGCAAGAGAACCCAATAGCTGGAACCAGGGTTATTCCCCTGCAGGTTGCTGGGGCATTTCACACGCGTTTCATGAGGCCAGCGGTCGAAACTATGCAAGTTTATTCTCAGAGCATCCAAATGAGCGATCCGCAAATAGCACTGTGGAGCAACAACGGTGGCCGCAAGATTTCCTCGGGTGCCGAATTTGTTTCGCTAATGGTCAACCAAATCTCTAGCCCAGTTCGATGGGATCTGTGCATGGAAGCCATGCTCAACGCGGGAGTGAGCGGAATTATTGAGTTAGCCCCCGCCGGGACATTGGTCGGGCTAGCAAAGCGGGCAATGCCTGGGATCCCTGCAGTGGCTGTGAAGACCCCAGAAAATCTTGAAGCGGCTTTGTCACTTATCAACAACGGTGTGTAG
- a CDS encoding PucR family transcriptional regulator, whose amino-acid sequence MARTKEATLEWLKSISGELATTTLKRLDELLPWYRSMPASRRSSVGLVAQAGITSFVSWYKNPKSQPWVAADVFGVAPRELLRSISLQETLQLIRVVVQVVEDRVVQEDESLREAVLLYSREIAFSAADVYARAAEARGLWDARLEALVVDSILSGEHEEELASRIAALGWRAGGSVAALIGVATEPVDQDGLRRIARKNSADVLIGVHGNRLIVVIGRIEHETPNEAELPSFMKIAESLDSYFGTGPMVLGPEVASVAEANRSAKAALAGFAVVKTWQKAARPINAEDLLAERSLAGDMLAKQTLVENIYRPLSQNSPELLETLSAYLDTGRSLESTARELFVHPNTVRYRLKRISEIIGWDATGSREAFVLQVAMVLGAMSETEIRKRK is encoded by the coding sequence GTGGCGAGAACTAAAGAGGCCACCCTTGAGTGGCTCAAATCCATCTCAGGTGAATTAGCGACCACAACTCTAAAACGCCTCGATGAATTGTTGCCCTGGTATCGTTCGATGCCTGCATCAAGAAGATCTTCGGTTGGACTGGTTGCTCAGGCTGGCATAACCTCATTTGTTTCTTGGTACAAGAATCCAAAGTCTCAACCATGGGTTGCCGCAGATGTTTTTGGTGTAGCGCCTAGAGAACTCCTAAGGTCAATCTCTCTGCAGGAAACGCTGCAGCTCATTCGCGTTGTGGTTCAGGTGGTCGAGGATCGTGTTGTCCAAGAAGATGAATCACTTCGCGAGGCCGTGCTTCTGTACTCGCGAGAAATCGCATTCTCTGCGGCCGATGTTTACGCTCGCGCAGCTGAAGCGCGTGGGCTATGGGATGCGCGACTCGAAGCTCTAGTAGTTGACTCCATCCTGAGCGGTGAACACGAAGAAGAGTTGGCCTCACGAATCGCGGCATTGGGTTGGCGTGCTGGCGGAAGCGTGGCGGCGCTTATCGGTGTTGCAACAGAGCCCGTGGATCAAGATGGCCTCAGGAGAATTGCACGCAAGAACAGCGCGGATGTTTTGATTGGCGTTCATGGAAATCGTTTGATTGTTGTAATCGGCCGTATAGAACACGAGACTCCAAACGAAGCCGAATTGCCGAGCTTCATGAAAATCGCTGAGTCCTTAGATTCATATTTTGGAACCGGACCAATGGTGCTGGGACCAGAGGTAGCCAGTGTGGCCGAGGCAAATCGATCCGCAAAGGCTGCCCTTGCCGGTTTTGCAGTGGTTAAAACATGGCAAAAAGCAGCTCGGCCCATCAATGCCGAGGATTTACTCGCCGAACGGTCGCTTGCCGGTGACATGCTTGCCAAACAAACCTTGGTTGAAAACATATATCGGCCGCTTTCTCAAAACTCTCCCGAATTGCTCGAGACGCTTTCGGCGTATCTCGATACCGGCCGCTCGCTTGAATCCACAGCAAGAGAATTATTTGTTCATCCAAACACCGTGCGATATCGCCTAAAAAGAATTTCGGAAATTATCGGCTGGGACGCCACCGGTTCGCGGGAAGCATTCGTGCTTCAAGTTGCCATGGTTTTGGGTGCAATGAGTGAAACAGAAATCAGAAAGCGAAAATAA